The nucleotide window GCAAGCCGTTGGCTCTTGACAACGTCCTCGGAATTGGGGTCCGCCCTGCTTGACCGTGCGGCGTGGCCTCGATACTCTTTTCAGCGCTTTCGGGGACCTTGCGGGCTATCCGTCTGTGAGGCCATCGGCCGCCTCACGCCGGGCGGCGGACCGCGCACAAAGCAACGCCGCATAACTACATAAGCAACGAGGAGACGTCATGGCTCACGACGCCGACGCCGGAAAATCAAGCAAGCATTGGCTATGGCTTTTGCTGCTGCCCTGGATCGCGATGATCTGGGTGCCGTCATACAACAAGATCGAGCCCACTCTGTGGGATTTCCCGTTTTTCTACTGGTATCAGCTTCTCTGGGTGCTGATCAGCGCTGTCATTACCGCGCTCGTCTATTTCAAGACGAAGACCCGCAGCAAGGACGATGCAGGGGGCGCGCAATGAACGTTACAGCAACCGTTGTCTTTATCCTGTTCTTCGTCGGCGTTACGATTCTCGGCTTCGTGGCCGCGCACTGGCGCAAGGGC belongs to Paraburkholderia flagellata and includes:
- a CDS encoding DUF3311 domain-containing protein, which produces MAHDADAGKSSKHWLWLLLLPWIAMIWVPSYNKIEPTLWDFPFFYWYQLLWVLISAVITALVYFKTKTRSKDDAGGAQ